The sequence below is a genomic window from Nitrospirota bacterium.
AGGGAGATCAGGCCCTATCTCCATGCTGCGAATATCGATCTCAAAGGATATACCGATGATTTTTACAAAAAGATCTGCGGTGCGCGGCTTCAGCCGGTGCTCGACTCGATCAGGCTCTACAGGGAATTGGGCATCTGGATCGAGATCACGACGCTTGTAATACCCGAACATAATGACTCGGATGAAGAACTGAAGGGGATAGCGCAATTTATCAGGTCTGTTGGAGAGGACATTCCCTGGCACGTATCACGGTTCCATCCCACCTACAAACTGAGTGATCGGCCTGTAACACCGCTTGATACGCTCAAGCGGGCGCGCCAGATCGGCTATGACGCGGGACTTCGGTATGTCTATGAAGGGAATATTCCCGGCGAGGGAGAGAATACATTGTGCTGGAGTTGCAAGAAGACACTGGTAAAACGAATAGGATTTAGTGTACTGGAGAATATGATCGAAGCGGGGAAATGCGAATTTTGCGGAGCGATGGTCGATGGGGTGTGGAAATAAAGCTATGAGAGACGA
It includes:
- the amrS gene encoding AmmeMemoRadiSam system radical SAM enzyme; protein product: MKQAMFQEARDAKKVQCGLCCHRCIVSPGKHGICAVRENRDGILYSLVYDKVIARHIDPIEKKPLFHFLPGSLSFSIATPGCNFQCRHCQNADISQLPHDHGGILPGEEVSPSAIVDSALNNRCKSISYTYTEPTIFFELAYDTARLASEAGLKNVFVSNGYTTPEALREIRPYLHAANIDLKGYTDDFYKKICGARLQPVLDSIRLYRELGIWIEITTLVIPEHNDSDEELKGIAQFIRSVGEDIPWHVSRFHPTYKLSDRPVTPLDTLKRARQIGYDAGLRYVYEGNIPGEGENTLCWSCKKTLVKRIGFSVLENMIEAGKCEFCGAMVDGVWK